One window of the Podospora pseudopauciseta strain CBS 411.78 chromosome 4, whole genome shotgun sequence genome contains the following:
- a CDS encoding hypothetical protein (COG:L; EggNog:ENOG503P2A7), with translation MPLMNIPAGLCDNGLITGVMPFTGDLRHVYLRALFSQDLPALTTLRSIHYTPGNMSTSTSIQNPNIGANLPIPTENTGTHNPDSGGLIDTATAMSALVDILNGQPITPPSLYIDLEGVNLSRHGTISILQIYVLPLRRAYLIDIHILGEKAFSTLSSTTGRTFKDILESETIPKVFFDVRNDSDALFSHFQIRLAGVQDLQLMELATRTFSRRVVCGLARCIEHDASLSASERSSWMATKERGTRLFAPERGGSYQVFNERPLNEEIRRYCVQDVHLLPRLWAHYYSKLTKAWERRVCEASRDRVALSQTPGFNGKGRHMALAPAGWSWL, from the exons ATGCCGTTAATGAATATCCCGGCCGGCCTCTGTGATAACGGGCTTATAACTGGTGTAATGCCCTTCACTGGGGATCTCCGACACGTCTATCTTCGTGCTTTATTCAGTCAAGACTTACCTGCACTGACAACCTTACGGAGCATTCATTACAC GCCGGGAAACATGTCGACTTCTACTTCTATTCAGAATCCGAACATCGGGGCAAACTTACCGATACCCACGGAGAACACGGGTACCCACAACCCGGATTCCGGCGGCCTCATCGACACCGCTACGGCTATGTCCGCCCTCGTGGATATCCTTAATGGCCAGCCCATCACGCCTCCCTCGCTGTACATCGACCTCGAGGGAGTTAACCTTTCCAGACATGGCACTATATCCATTCTTCAAATCTATGTCCTGCCCCTTCGCAGGGCCTACCTCATCgacatccacatcctcgGTGAAAAGGCGTTCTCCACCCTCAGTTCAACCACGGGCCGTACCTTCAAGGACATCCTGGAGTCAGAGACTATCCCTAAGGTCTTCTTCGACGTCCGTAACGACTCAGATGCGCTATTCAGCCACTTCCAGATCCGTCTCGCAGGCGTCCAGGACCTGCAGCTGATGGAGCTCGCCACGCGCACGTTTTCGCGGAGGGTCGTCTGCGGGCTGGCCCGGTGCATTGAGCACGATGCCTCTCTGAGCGCGTCGGAGCGGAGTTCCTGGATGGCCACCAAGGAGCGAGGCACCAGGCTTTTTGCGCCCGAACGTGGGGGCAGTTACCAGGTGTTTAATGAGCGGCCTCTCAATGAGGAAATCAGGCGCTACTGTGTTCAGGAcgtccatctcctcccccggttGTGGGCGCACTATTACAGTAAGCTTACGAAGGCTTGGGAAAGAAGGGTGTGTGAGGCCTCGCGGGACAGAGTAGCGCTGTCTCAGACGCCCGGGTTCAATGGCAAAGGACGGCATATGGCACTGGCACCGGCGGGTTGGTCTTGGCTGTAA